The genomic window GTACATTGAGCCTTTGTGTACTTTTGCATTTTTTAATATTGTTGTTAAGGATGCGCCTTGATAGCCATTTGCGTAAATTTCACTAAAGGCTGAATCTATTAAATTTTTTCTTGTATTATTTTCCATTTTGAATTATAACATTTTAAACTTGACAAATCGGTCAAGTTTTATTAAAATTAGACTTGACCAATTTGTCAACAATAAAAAAGGAAATAAAATGCCAATTATAAAAACATACGAAACAAATGAAGCAAGTGGTGAATTACTTGAAATTTATAATGAAATCATCAAACTAAGAGGTGAAGTTGGAAACAATGCCAAACTATTTAGTTCAAGTCCTGAGCTTTTAAAACAGCAATTAGATTTTATAAAATATTACTCAACGCACCCTACTTTATCAATGGCACTACTTGCTAGTATTAGAATTTGTGTATCAAGTAAAGAAGAGTGTAATTTTTGTATCGATTTTAATACAGCAATGTTGGTAAACCATGCAAAATGGAGTATTGAAGAAGTACAATCTATGAAAAAAGATTTAGATAGTTCAAAACTAACTCAAAAAGAGAATGCCCTTTTAAAATTTGTAATCAACTCTATGAAAAATCCCCACAAAGTAAATGAAAATGATATGGATGAATTAAGAAAGTTAGATTGGCAAGACAAAGATATAATAGATGCTCTAAATCACGGAGCTAGAATGTTAGCAACTGATATAATATTTAACACTTTTAAAATAGAAGATTATAAGGCTTAAAAATTTTAAGAAGTTTTGAAATTCAAAACTTCTTATTTAATTAAATTAAGATTTTTTAACAAACTCTTGTTTTAATTTAATAGCTCCAACACCTGTAACTTTACAGTCGATATTGTGACCATCATTTCCTTCAACAAGTCTAATACCTTTGATTTTAGTACCAACTTTAATTCCAGATGAACTTCCTTTTACTTTTAAATCTTTTATAACAGTTACATCATCTCCATCTTGTAAAATAGTACCATTTGCATCTTTTACTACTAATGTAT from Arcobacter venerupis includes these protein-coding regions:
- a CDS encoding carboxymuconolactone decarboxylase family protein; translation: MPIIKTYETNEASGELLEIYNEIIKLRGEVGNNAKLFSSSPELLKQQLDFIKYYSTHPTLSMALLASIRICVSSKEECNFCIDFNTAMLVNHAKWSIEEVQSMKKDLDSSKLTQKENALLKFVINSMKNPHKVNENDMDELRKLDWQDKDIIDALNHGARMLATDIIFNTFKIEDYKA
- a CDS encoding zinc ribbon domain-containing protein YjdM, producing MSQLPNCPKCGSEYTYEDGNLYICPECAHEWSQDVSSSESSDTLVVKDANGTILQDGDDVTVIKDLKVKGSSSGIKVGTKIKGIRLVEGNDGHNIDCKVTGVGAIKLKQEFVKKS